A window of the Cucurbita pepo subsp. pepo cultivar mu-cu-16 chromosome LG01, ASM280686v2, whole genome shotgun sequence genome harbors these coding sequences:
- the LOC111802203 gene encoding WAT1-related protein At1g21890-like has product MEICGRIWRMMKIRKAYFAVVFLQASIAVMYTIVAISLKHGLNHFVFSVYRHAVATVILAPFALILERKTRPRMTLPVFWRILLLGFLEPVLDQNLYYLGMKYTSSTFASAAINILPAITFILAVIFRLEIVNLKKKHGLAKIAGTVIAITGAMVMSLYKGPAFNFLPSTGRSEMSHTEPATDRHWVSGSIFVFISCFCASAFYILQSMTLTMYPAGISLAALICLTGTVEGGAVTLAAERNMMVWIVGWDSRLLAILYSGIVCSGIAYYVQGVVMKERGPVFVTSFSPLCTVITAALSSIFLADKVHVGSLIGAAIVMFGLYTLIWGTRIDFETSKQSNHVTQLPITGDVAGKTADGPAKPPVV; this is encoded by the exons atggAAATTTGTGGAAGAATTTGGAGAATGATGAAAATAAGGAAGGCTTATTTTGCTGTCGTGTTCCTGCAGGCTTCAATTGCAGTTATGTACACCATTGTCGCTATTTCTCTTAAGCATGGCCTTAACCATTTTGTGTTTTCTGTCTATCGCCATGCTGTCGCCACCGTCATTCTTGCCCCTTTCGCTCTCATTCTCGAAAG GAAAACGAGACCTCGAATGACATTGCCCGTCTTCTGGCGAATTTTGTTGCTCGGTTTTCTAGA GCCCGTTCTCGACCAGAATTTATACTATTTGGGAATGAAGTACACATCGTCAACATTTGCGTCGGCCGCCATCAACATCCTTCCAGCCATAACCTTCATCCTGGCCGTCATTTTCAG GCTGGAGATCGTCAAcctaaagaaaaaacatggcTTAGCGAAGATAGCCGGAACTGTAATAGCGATCACCGGAGCCATGGTTATGAGCCTGTACAAAGGGCCGGCTTTCAACTTCCTTCCGAGCACTGGCCGTAGCGAAATGAGCCACACCGAACCGGCGACAGACCGGCACTGGGTCTCCGGCAGCATCTTCGTCTTTATCAGTTGCTTCTGCGCGTCCGCCTTTTATATCTTACAG TCCATGACATTGACAATGTACCCTGCCGGGATTTCGCTGGCAGCTTTGATATGCCTGACCGGAACGGTGGAAGGCGGCGCCGTCACCCTCGCCGCCGAACGTAACATGATGGTCTGGATTGTCGGCTGGGATTCCAGACTTCTGGCCATCCTTTACTCC GGAATAGTATGCTCTGGAATTGCATATTACGTTCAAGGAGTAGTGATGAAGGAACGCGGCCCGGTTTTTGTGACGTCATTCAGCCCTCTCTGTACGGTCATCACGGCGGCGCTCAGCTCCATTTTCTTGGCCGACAAAGTTCATGTCGGAAG TTTGATTGGGGCGGCGATCGTGATGTTTGGATTGTATACTTTGATTTGGGGCACGAGGATAGATTTTGAAACCTCAAAACAATCTAATCACGTCACCCAATTGCCGATCACCGGTGATGTTGCCGGGAAGACGGCGGACGGTCCCGCCAAGCCTCCAGTTGTGTAG